A genomic stretch from Bacillus sp. N1-1 includes:
- the ribE gene encoding riboflavin synthase, whose product MFTGIVEEIGRVESVQQAGESIVMQIAASKVLSDVHLGDSISINGVCLTVTSFTDASFSVDIMPETFRSSSLRQLAPNSSVNLERAMSANGRFGGHFVSGHVDGVGEITRVEQIDNAIYYDISIPRNLLIYFVEKGSVSVDGTSLTVFGIGEHSLTISLIPHTVEETVLGKKRVGDTVNIECDMLGKYIMRYLEQRSGSKPEPTASLGSQFFEDHGFK is encoded by the coding sequence ATGTTTACAGGTATCGTAGAAGAGATTGGCAGAGTGGAAAGTGTGCAGCAAGCAGGAGAGTCGATCGTGATGCAGATCGCTGCATCGAAAGTATTATCGGACGTTCATCTAGGAGATAGTATTTCGATAAACGGTGTTTGCTTAACGGTTACATCGTTTACAGATGCTTCTTTTTCTGTCGATATTATGCCTGAAACATTTCGTTCTAGTAGCCTGCGTCAACTAGCGCCGAATTCTTCAGTGAATCTTGAACGGGCTATGTCCGCAAATGGACGTTTTGGAGGTCACTTTGTTTCTGGTCATGTTGACGGTGTCGGGGAAATTACGCGAGTCGAGCAAATTGATAACGCGATTTACTATGATATCTCCATTCCTCGGAACCTGTTAATTTACTTTGTCGAAAAGGGATCCGTTTCTGTAGATGGCACAAGTCTTACTGTTTTTGGGATCGGGGAACACTCTCTTACGATTTCACTTATTCCTCATACTGTCGAAGAAACGGTGCTTGGTAAGAAAAGAGTGGGAGATACAGTAAACATTGAATGCGATATGCTTGGGAAGTATATTATGAGATATCTAGAACAAAGAAGCGGATCGAAGCCAGAGCCCACTGCTTCACTAGGGAGCCAGTTTTTTGAAGATCATGGGTTTAAATAA
- a CDS encoding GNAT family N-acetyltransferase — protein MLIRYKKAHEKIAMGLLSFMPNEKDIKKLQQSIKDYEEMDSLQLFLWKEEDIIGLLGIEWVNENEVELKDISVNPSHRHQGIGKQMVEALREMLSDEICIKGNEYTGTFFERCHLEENMK, from the coding sequence ATGCTAATTCGTTATAAAAAAGCTCATGAGAAAATAGCCATGGGATTATTAAGTTTTATGCCAAATGAAAAAGATATAAAAAAACTGCAGCAATCAATTAAAGATTATGAAGAAATGGATTCACTGCAGCTTTTTCTTTGGAAAGAAGAAGATATCATTGGATTGCTCGGTATTGAGTGGGTAAACGAGAACGAAGTGGAGTTAAAAGATATTAGCGTCAATCCTTCTCACCGTCATCAAGGGATTGGAAAACAGATGGTTGAAGCACTTCGGGAAATGCTCAGTGATGAGATATGTATTAAAGGAAATGAATATACAGGAACTTTTTTCGAACGGTGTCACCTAGAAGAGAACATGAAGTAA
- a CDS encoding bifunctional 3,4-dihydroxy-2-butanone-4-phosphate synthase/GTP cyclohydrolase II, with product MFHTIEEAIYDLMQGRVVIVCDDEDRENEGDFIALADKVTPETINFMITKGRGLVCTPITEQRANQLKLSPMVDHNTDSHGTAFTVSVDHKSTTTGISAAERATTIQYLIHPDAKPADFNRPGHIFPLIAKDGGVLRRAGHTEAAVDLARLSGSAPAGVICEIMKEDGEMARVPDLKEISEEFDLKMITIKDLIQYRNRKDVLVQKEVEIELPTEFGSFRAVGYSNIIDQKEHVALIKGEIFPDQPTLVRVHSECLTGDVFGSFRCDCGPQLHAALAQIEEEGHGVLLYMRQEGRGIGLLNKMKAYKLQEEGYDTVEANEKLGFKPDLRDYGIGAQILRDLGVSKMNLLTNNPRKIAGLTGYGLEVASRVALQMPSRKENERYLKTKHSKLGHMLHF from the coding sequence ATGTTCCACACAATTGAAGAAGCCATTTACGATTTAATGCAAGGCCGGGTCGTTATTGTTTGTGATGACGAAGACAGAGAGAACGAAGGAGATTTTATTGCGTTAGCTGATAAGGTAACGCCAGAGACAATTAATTTTATGATCACAAAAGGAAGAGGACTTGTTTGCACGCCCATTACTGAACAACGCGCGAATCAACTGAAATTAAGTCCTATGGTTGACCATAATACTGATTCTCATGGTACGGCCTTTACCGTTAGTGTAGATCACAAAAGTACAACCACTGGTATTTCAGCCGCTGAAAGAGCCACAACAATTCAATACCTCATCCACCCAGATGCAAAACCCGCTGATTTTAACCGCCCAGGTCATATCTTTCCTTTAATTGCTAAGGATGGGGGAGTGCTTAGAAGAGCGGGACATACAGAAGCAGCAGTTGATTTAGCTCGACTATCAGGTTCAGCCCCTGCTGGTGTTATCTGTGAAATTATGAAAGAAGACGGGGAGATGGCACGAGTCCCTGATTTAAAAGAGATCTCTGAAGAATTCGATTTGAAGATGATCACAATTAAGGATTTAATTCAGTATCGAAATCGTAAAGATGTTCTTGTTCAAAAGGAAGTAGAAATCGAACTTCCTACTGAATTTGGATCTTTTCGAGCTGTTGGATATTCAAACATTATTGATCAGAAAGAGCATGTAGCACTAATAAAAGGAGAGATTTTTCCTGATCAACCGACGCTTGTTCGCGTTCATTCTGAATGCTTAACAGGTGACGTCTTTGGATCTTTCCGCTGCGATTGCGGTCCACAGCTTCATGCTGCTTTGGCACAAATAGAAGAAGAAGGGCACGGCGTGCTTCTCTACATGCGTCAAGAAGGAAGAGGGATTGGACTTCTAAATAAGATGAAAGCTTATAAGCTTCAAGAAGAAGGTTACGATACCGTTGAAGCAAATGAAAAGCTTGGATTTAAGCCGGATTTAAGAGACTATGGGATTGGCGCTCAGATATTGCGTGATCTTGGTGTCTCCAAAATGAACTTGTTAACAAACAACCCTAGAAAAATAGCGGGATTAACTGGTTATGGTCTTGAAGTAGCGTCACGAGTAGCGCTTCAAATGCCTTCAAGAAAAGAGAACGAACGCTACCTGAAAACCAAACACAGTAAGCTAGGACATATGCTACATTTCTAA
- the ribE gene encoding 6,7-dimethyl-8-ribityllumazine synthase yields MGQTFEGNLVGSGLKVGIVVGRFNEFITSKLLGGAEDALKRHGLSEDNIDVAWVPGAFEIPFAAKKMVDTGKYDAIITLGTVIRGATPHFDYVCGEVSKGVANLTMQTGVPVIFGVLTTNTIEQAVERAGTKAGNKGWDAATAAIEMANLSKSFEG; encoded by the coding sequence ATGGGACAAACATTTGAAGGAAATTTGGTTGGATCTGGATTAAAAGTGGGTATAGTAGTAGGAAGATTTAATGAATTTATTACAAGTAAATTACTTGGGGGTGCTGAAGACGCATTAAAACGCCATGGCCTCTCAGAAGATAACATTGATGTAGCTTGGGTGCCAGGGGCATTTGAAATTCCTTTTGCTGCAAAAAAAATGGTGGATACCGGAAAATATGACGCGATTATTACGCTAGGAACCGTTATTCGTGGAGCAACACCGCATTTTGATTATGTGTGTGGCGAAGTTTCAAAAGGAGTAGCGAACTTAACGATGCAGACTGGCGTTCCTGTTATTTTTGGGGTATTAACTACAAATACAATTGAACAAGCAGTAGAGCGCGCTGGTACTAAGGCTGGGAATAAAGGCTGGGACGCTGCAACTGCGGCAATTGAAATGGCGAATTTATCAAAATCATTTGAAGGTTGA
- a CDS encoding DUF309 domain-containing protein: protein MYPEAYIEYLAHFHGLRDYFECHEILEEHWKEDPRESRKLHWVGLIQIAVGLYHHRRGNFAGAKRMITNARRIVLNEREELEHLAINIDELSENLASELQRINEALPYNSFEIPLTNNALLTMCQNRCLELGCIYGSKSDLANIELIDRHTRRDRSDIIQERKQQQQLKQQKRNG from the coding sequence ATGTATCCAGAAGCTTATATTGAATATCTGGCTCATTTCCACGGTCTTCGTGACTATTTTGAGTGTCATGAAATTCTAGAAGAACATTGGAAGGAAGATCCTCGAGAAAGTCGTAAGCTTCATTGGGTAGGGCTTATCCAAATTGCTGTTGGACTCTACCATCATCGACGCGGTAACTTCGCTGGTGCCAAAAGAATGATTACGAATGCGAGGCGTATTGTATTAAATGAAAGAGAAGAACTTGAGCATTTAGCCATCAATATTGATGAGCTTTCTGAAAACCTCGCTTCCGAACTTCAACGAATCAACGAAGCCTTGCCGTATAACAGCTTCGAAATACCACTTACAAATAATGCTCTTCTCACTATGTGTCAAAATAGATGTCTTGAACTCGGATGTATTTATGGTAGCAAAAGTGATCTTGCTAACATTGAACTGATTGATCGTCACACAAGAAGAGATCGATCAGATATTATCCAAGAAAGAAAGCAACAACAACAATTAAAACAGCAGAAAAGGAACGGCTAA
- the ribD gene encoding bifunctional diaminohydroxyphosphoribosylaminopyrimidine deaminase/5-amino-6-(5-phosphoribosylamino)uracil reductase RibD yields MDHRDFMNTAIEMAKSTIGQTRPNPAVGCLLVNNGRIVGMGAHLKAGEGHAEIQALKMAGSEAEGSTAYVTLEPCSHHGRTPPCSDALIHAGVSEVYVASQDPNPLVAGKGVSKLQAAGIKVTIGLLEEEAFKLNRMFFHYISHKRPYVTLKAAATLDGKIASHTGDSKWITGEEARKDVHAFRHQHDAILVGIGTVLSDDPSLTTRYGEGLSPIRIILDRNLRIPSDAKVINDQKAETWIITTKQAVLKNERSFPAHVQVHEIANPALPIEDVLALLGEREITSIFVEGGSEVHGSFLEARTFQQVITYIAPKLIGGKESPTAFGAKGFELMSEAVDLSIESVERIGQDIRIISSRRTS; encoded by the coding sequence ATGGATCATAGGGATTTTATGAACACTGCGATTGAAATGGCAAAAAGCACGATTGGTCAAACACGTCCAAATCCTGCAGTTGGTTGTTTACTTGTAAATAATGGACGAATTGTAGGGATGGGCGCCCATTTGAAAGCTGGAGAAGGGCATGCAGAAATACAGGCTTTGAAAATGGCTGGGAGTGAAGCGGAGGGTAGCACGGCTTATGTCACGCTTGAGCCGTGTAGTCATCATGGCCGCACGCCTCCTTGTTCGGATGCTCTTATTCATGCAGGAGTTAGCGAAGTTTATGTGGCTAGTCAGGATCCGAATCCACTAGTAGCGGGTAAAGGTGTGTCCAAGTTACAAGCTGCGGGGATAAAGGTAACTATTGGACTATTAGAGGAAGAAGCCTTCAAATTGAATCGGATGTTCTTCCACTATATCTCTCATAAACGGCCATACGTCACTTTAAAAGCTGCGGCAACGTTAGATGGGAAAATTGCTTCACATACTGGTGATAGCAAATGGATAACAGGAGAAGAAGCTCGGAAAGATGTGCATGCTTTCCGTCATCAGCATGACGCTATTTTAGTAGGAATCGGAACGGTTCTATCAGACGATCCGTCCCTTACGACTCGATATGGAGAAGGTCTTTCTCCGATCAGAATCATCCTTGATCGTAATCTAAGGATTCCTTCTGATGCAAAAGTAATAAATGATCAGAAAGCGGAAACTTGGATTATAACAACTAAACAGGCTGTGCTAAAGAATGAGCGATCATTTCCCGCACATGTTCAGGTGCATGAAATAGCTAATCCAGCACTTCCTATTGAAGATGTATTAGCTCTCCTAGGGGAGCGAGAAATCACTTCCATTTTTGTGGAAGGTGGATCTGAAGTGCACGGTAGTTTTTTGGAAGCTCGTACTTTTCAGCAGGTGATTACATACATCGCGCCTAAGCTCATTGGTGGAAAAGAATCTCCAACAGCATTTGGAGCTAAAGGATTTGAATTGATGAGCGAAGCGGTCGATTTATCGATTGAAAGCGTTGAACGCATTGGACAAGATATTCGTATTATCTCATCAAGGAGGACTTCATAA